In Cystobacter ferrugineus, the DNA window GTTACGCATCCCCTCCGCCAGCGCATCGAGCGCATCCTCGTACTGGCCCGCCAGCATCAACACCTCGCCCAGCATGACGAACATCCCCGTGAGGGCGAGCCCCCCACCAATGTCTCGAAAGCGCTGGATGCCCTGCCGCAACTCCGTGATGCCGGTCCTCGCGTCCCCCCGTCTGGCGTGAGCCCAGGCGCGGTACATGAATGAGACCGCCTCCCAGAGCCGGAAGCCCTGTTCATTCGAGAGGACGAACAACTCCTGCGCTGTTCGCCAGGTGCGTTCGACGTCTTGCTGGTAGTGGCGCAGCATGAGGCTGGGCCCCATGGCGCTGGCGATGCTGGGCAGGTGTCCCAGGGTCCGGGACAGGGTGAACATCTCCTCCAGCACCCGCTCTCCCTGGTCCCGGTAACCGAGCATCCACAGGCTCGCCGCCAGGGTGTACTGGCAGTTCATCGTCGGGGAGAGCTGGAACCGTCCGGTGATGATGCGCTCCTGCTCGAGATCGAAGAGCAACAGGCCCTGCTCACCATGCCAGCGGGCATCGAGGAACTCGCCGCGGAACAGATGCGTCTGGCCCATGGCGTAGTGCGCGAGGAGTCTCGGCAGTCCCTGCTTCGAGCCCCATGCGAGATCCATGACATGCCGTGCCGTTTCCAACGCGGGCTCCAGATCGCCCCCGATGAAATGGAACGTCCACAGGCACCACAATGCGGGCAGCAAGCGCTCCTGATCGCCCAGGACATAGCAGAGGTCACGAGCACGGCAGGACGCCGCTTCCACCACGGGCGAGGCCCAACCATCGATCGCCATCAGCGCCGCCGCGAGTTCCAGTTGCATGGGCAACTCCAGCTCGAGCCGCTCGGGCTCATCCGGAAGCTGCTCCAGCAGCGTGAGCGCACGCCGCAGGTGGGCGATGGCCTCGCGGTTGGCCCCACGCACCATGGCGCGCTGGCCCGCCTTCTCCCATTCACGGATGGCGTCCCGCGGCAGTTCCGCGCCCTCATAGTGGCTCGCCATGAGCTCCGGCTGGGTATCGGCCACCTCGGGGAACTCGTGCTGAAGCGTCTGGGCGATCCGCTGGTGGTACTGCTTCCGGGTCTTGCGCAACAGCGACTCATAGGCGGCGTCCCGGATGAGCGCGTGCTTGAAGGTGAAGACAGCCTCGGGCAGCGCGCCCTGTTGGTACACCAGCTCACTCTCCAGCAGCCTGGACAGATGCTCCTGGAGCACCTCGTCTTCCTTGCCAGCCACCGCCTTGAGCACTTCGTAACGGAACTCGCGCCCCAGGGTGGCCGCGAGCTGGGCCACCGGCTTGCTCGGGCCCAGGCGGTCGATCCTCGCCATCAGCGAGTCATGCACGGAGACGGGGATGAGCCCATCGGGAACACGCCCGAGCAGCTCATAACGGTTCTCCCGCTCACGCAGCACCCCTGCCTCCAGGATGGCCTTGATCAGCTCCTCCACGAACAACGGGGTGCCCCCGCTGCGCGCCAGCACCTGACGCTCCAGCTCGGCGGGCAGGGACTTGTTGCCCGTGATGTGGGCCACCATCACGGCCGCCTCGCCAGGCTCCAGCGGGAGCATGTCCAACGCATGCAGGTGCGGCACCGTGGCCCAGTCCACATGAAACCCGGGGCGGGTGGTGAACAGGCACAGCACTCGCTCCGAATGCGTCCGCTCGACCAGGAGCTGCGTCAGCTCCAGCGTCGAGGGATCCGCCCAGTGCAGGTCCTCCAGCACGAAGACCAACGGCCGCTGCTCGGCGAACCCGCAGAGCAGCGCGCCCAGAAGCTCCAGGGTGCGATGGCGCTTCTTCTGGGCCGGAATCTCCAGCACCGGATTGGCCGCGAGCGGAAGGGACAAGAGCGAGGCCATCAGCCCCAGCGCCTCCGGGGAGCCGAGTCCATACCCGGCGAGAAACTCCCGCAGCCGGGCCAGCTTCTCCGCGGGCGAGGGCAGCCTGCGCAGCTCGAGATGCCGCTCGAACAGCTCCATCACCGGATACAAGGCACTGTTCTGGTAGTAGGGCAGGCAGCGGCACTCGAGCAGGAAGTGCTCTCCCTCCGGGAGCCTGCTGCCCAGCATCTTGAGCAGGCGCGACTTGCCGATACCCGGCTCGCCTCGGATGCAGACCACCTGACCGCTTCCAGCAGCGGCGCGAGACCAGTGCCCGGCGAGCACCTCCAGCTCGTGCTCGCGGCCGACGAAGGGGGTGAACCCATCCGCGGTGGCCGCGTCCATGCGGCTCCTCGCGCCCGTCTCGTGCAACACCCGGTAGAGCCGGGTCGCGCGAGACAGCCCCTTGAGTCCGTGCTCGCCCAGGTCCTCCAGGGCGAAGAAGCCACGCACCAGGCGGCTGGTGGTCGCGCTGATGACGAGGGTATCCGGCTCCGCCATGGACTGCACACGCGCCGCCAGGTTGGGGGTTTCCCCGAGCGCCAGCTGCTCGCGGAACTTCCCACCCCCCACCTCGCCCACCACCGTCAGGCCGGTGTGGATACCAATACGGACCTGAAGCCGTTGGCCCCGGGCGTCCAGCGCGGCGACATCCTGAAGGATTTCCAGACCGGCGCGGACAGCACGCAGCCCCTCGTCCTCATGGGCCACCGGATAGCCGAAGTAGACGAGCAGTCCATCCCCCAGGTACTGGGCGATGTGGCCGTCATGACGGGCAATCACCCTGGCGGCGCACGCCTGGTAGGCGCGCATCACCTCACGCAAGTCCTCGGGATCCAGCCGTTCGGAGAGCGCCGTGGAACCCACCAGATCGCAGAACAGCACGGAGAGTTGCCGGCGTTCCGCCTCGGGAGCGCAAGCCCCGACGGGAGGCGGCTTCGCGCCGAGCGGAGCGGAACACTGGCCACAGAACCTGGCGTCCAACTGATTGGGGGCGCCACAGTCCCCACACAGGGCGGCCAGCGGGGTGCCGCACCCCGAGCAGAACTTCGCGCCCTCGGGACTCTCCTGATTGCATTGCAAACAGCACATGCGCGCACTCCCCCCATGCGACTGAACCCAGGCCACGAGCGCGGCCCGCGCATCATCGATGGCGTCAGGCGACGGCCTGTGCTCGGAGCCTACACAAGAGGTCCGGAAACAAACGCAACATGCGAAAATCTTCACGATTTCCGCGAGTCGCGGACGGGGGTGGAGCGCCCTCTGGGTTCGCCAGGGCCTCCTCCTACACGCGGAAGCCGAACAGCGCCGCCGCGTTGGCCGTCGTCACCTCGGCCACCTGCTCGACGGAGACGCCCTTGAGCTCGGCCACCTTCCTCGCCGTCTCGACCACGTACGAGGGCTCGTTCTTCTTGCCCCGGTAGGGCACCGGCGCCAGGTACGGGCTGTCCGTCTCCACCATCAACCGATCCAACGGCGCGAAGCGCACGGCGTCCTGGAGCGCCTCGGTCTTCTTGTAGGTGACGACGCCCGACAGCGACAGCAGGAAGCCCAGCTCCAGGTAGCGCCGCGCCGCGTCCATGTCCCCGGTGAAGCAGTGGATGACGCCCTGCCGCACGCCCTCTTCCTTGAGGATGGCCTCGCAGTCCTCGTGTGCGTCGCGCACGTGCACCACGAGCGGCTTGCCCAGCTCGCGCGCCAGGGCGCACTGCCGGCGGAACACCTGGGCCTGCACCTCCCGGGGCGAATGGTCGTAGTAGTAGTCCAGCCCCGCCTCTCCCACCGCCTTGAGCTCCGGCTGGGCACAGGTGCGCGCCAGGTGCTCGAAGTCCGCCTCGGTGGCCTTCGCCGCGTCATGCGGGTGGATGCCGAGCGTGGGCGTGAAGAAGTCCGGATGGGCGGCGGCGATCTCCAGCGCCGCGCCCCAGTCTCCCGGCCCCTGGAACTGGCCGACGATGATGGCATGCACCAGGCCCGCGGCCCGGGCGCGCTCCAGCGCGGCGTTGACCCGCTCGGCGTCGGAACGATCGAAGTGACAGTGCGAATCCACGAGCTTCATGGCATCTCCTGGATGAGCTCGGTGAGCTCGGAACGGGCCTCGGCGGAGAACGCGGGCAGAGCCGCGCGCACCCTCGCCCGGCCCTCGGGAACGGCGAGCAACCACAAGCCCTCGGCGGCATCCAGCCGGAAGTCCTCGGGCACTCCGGGTTCGTCGAGCAGCGCGAGCAGCCACGGCAGGGCACGCGCATCCCCCAGCCGGCCGAGGCCCCGCGCCGCCGCGCCCCGGCACTTGTCGCGGGGATCCACGACGATGGAGTGCAGCCGCTCCAGGGCGCCCGGGGCCTTCACCTCGCCACACAGCTCCACGGCGAGGGCCCGGTCCTGGGCCCAGTTCCACCGACGCGGCTCGCTGCGCTTGATCAGCCACGCCGCGCCCTCGGCGTCACCCAGCCGCGCGAGCACCCCCGCCGCCTGGGTGCGATCGAACGCGGGCAACAACCAGCGATGGAACAGGTCGCGCACCGCGGGCAGGGCGCGCGCATCACCCAGCTCGGCGAGCGCCCCGAGCGCGCGAAAGCGCAGCAGATCCTTGTCCAGCGCCTGGAGCAGCACCTCGAGTCCCGCGGGGTGCTGGAGCGAGGCCATGCCGCGCGCGGCCTCGAAGCGGACCTCGAAGGAGGAATCTTCCAGGAAGCGGGCCAGGGAGCCGCGGCAGTCGGCCCGGACCAGGTCGGCCATCCGCCCGGCGGCCTCCAGGCGCACGAGGCTCTCCTCGTCGGAGGCCCGGGCGGCGAGGAAGCCCGGCAACTCCTCGGCGGAGAGCACCGCGGTGGCCATCCCCACCCCGGTACGGCGCACCGCCACCTGCTTGTCCGCGAGCAGGCGCGGAAGGACGGGGGCCAGCTCGGGCGCGCGCGAGGCGTCCTCGGTGGCGAGGTAGAAGAGCAGCTCCGCCGCCTCGGCCCGCAGGCGAGGATCCCTGTCGTGCTCGAGGGAGAAGAGAGCCCGGTCCCGTTCGGCCCGCCAGTCCGTCACGCTCACTTCACCTCGGAGCCCGGCGGCATGTCCCCCGGGTCCAGCAACGACAGGTTATTGCCGGAGCCCGCGGTGAGGATCATCCCGCGCGACTCGATGCCCCGCAGCATGCGCGGCTTGAGGTTGGCCACCACCACCACCTTGCGGCCCTGGACCTGCTCGGGTTGGAAGGACTCGGCGATGCCGGAACAAATGGTGCGCGGCTGCCCTTCCCCGAGGTCCACCGTCAGCTTGAGCAGCTTGTCCGCCTTGGGTACGCGCTCGGCGGCCAGCACGTGGCCCACCTTGAGCACCACCTTGGCGAAGTCGGTGATCTCGATCTCCCCGGGAGCGGCCTCGGCTGGCTTCGCCT includes these proteins:
- a CDS encoding adenylate/guanylate cyclase domain-containing protein, coding for MCCLQCNQESPEGAKFCSGCGTPLAALCGDCGAPNQLDARFCGQCSAPLGAKPPPVGACAPEAERRQLSVLFCDLVGSTALSERLDPEDLREVMRAYQACAARVIARHDGHIAQYLGDGLLVYFGYPVAHEDEGLRAVRAGLEILQDVAALDARGQRLQVRIGIHTGLTVVGEVGGGKFREQLALGETPNLAARVQSMAEPDTLVISATTSRLVRGFFALEDLGEHGLKGLSRATRLYRVLHETGARSRMDAATADGFTPFVGREHELEVLAGHWSRAAAGSGQVVCIRGEPGIGKSRLLKMLGSRLPEGEHFLLECRCLPYYQNSALYPVMELFERHLELRRLPSPAEKLARLREFLAGYGLGSPEALGLMASLLSLPLAANPVLEIPAQKKRHRTLELLGALLCGFAEQRPLVFVLEDLHWADPSTLELTQLLVERTHSERVLCLFTTRPGFHVDWATVPHLHALDMLPLEPGEAAVMVAHITGNKSLPAELERQVLARSGGTPLFVEELIKAILEAGVLRERENRYELLGRVPDGLIPVSVHDSLMARIDRLGPSKPVAQLAATLGREFRYEVLKAVAGKEDEVLQEHLSRLLESELVYQQGALPEAVFTFKHALIRDAAYESLLRKTRKQYHQRIAQTLQHEFPEVADTQPELMASHYEGAELPRDAIREWEKAGQRAMVRGANREAIAHLRRALTLLEQLPDEPERLELELPMQLELAAALMAIDGWASPVVEAASCRARDLCYVLGDQERLLPALWCLWTFHFIGGDLEPALETARHVMDLAWGSKQGLPRLLAHYAMGQTHLFRGEFLDARWHGEQGLLLFDLEQERIITGRFQLSPTMNCQYTLAASLWMLGYRDQGERVLEEMFTLSRTLGHLPSIASAMGPSLMLRHYQQDVERTWRTAQELFVLSNEQGFRLWEAVSFMYRAWAHARRGDARTGITELRQGIQRFRDIGGGLALTGMFVMLGEVLMLAGQYEDALDALAEGMRNATTRGEHLCEPELHRLRGEVLRRRDRTSRDAARESFQQAIRLARHQRAWSLELRAVLSLCKMLDEDGQRVEAGELLRDIYSGFTEGLNTPDLCEARALLERLRLQAG
- a CDS encoding TatD family hydrolase, with the protein product MKLVDSHCHFDRSDAERVNAALERARAAGLVHAIIVGQFQGPGDWGAALEIAAAHPDFFTPTLGIHPHDAAKATEADFEHLARTCAQPELKAVGEAGLDYYYDHSPREVQAQVFRRQCALARELGKPLVVHVRDAHEDCEAILKEEGVRQGVIHCFTGDMDAARRYLELGFLLSLSGVVTYKKTEALQDAVRFAPLDRLMVETDSPYLAPVPYRGKKNEPSYVVETARKVAELKGVSVEQVAEVTTANAAALFGFRV
- a CDS encoding HEAT repeat domain-containing protein; protein product: MTDWRAERDRALFSLEHDRDPRLRAEAAELLFYLATEDASRAPELAPVLPRLLADKQVAVRRTGVGMATAVLSAEELPGFLAARASDEESLVRLEAAGRMADLVRADCRGSLARFLEDSSFEVRFEAARGMASLQHPAGLEVLLQALDKDLLRFRALGALAELGDARALPAVRDLFHRWLLPAFDRTQAAGVLARLGDAEGAAWLIKRSEPRRWNWAQDRALAVELCGEVKAPGALERLHSIVVDPRDKCRGAAARGLGRLGDARALPWLLALLDEPGVPEDFRLDAAEGLWLLAVPEGRARVRAALPAFSAEARSELTELIQEMP